One window from the genome of Hydractinia symbiolongicarpus strain clone_291-10 chromosome 1, HSymV2.1, whole genome shotgun sequence encodes:
- the LOC130631490 gene encoding early endosome antigen 1-like → MLASKPKKKSKVDPTQTATELNELGLPPSTSDLAELFEADSEGTGRANSSFVAFTEETGLGDSRANSQAQSTSQKEGDDASSRSSTPSSSSGLKRLKRNVVTPIHEETSFGVDNKNFEKDNTIPKAWENSDNEVSNRPGTAPSYESPRGKLETPRPQTAPQGSPRLTARSNKVSPVSSRSSTPVEKIHTESEVPKTEYVAQLDDTAEKKLEDTTRPMTAESIKSSGSRKGSRKEKMSVSTRKNSWTIHEVEEENDEKADVPEKSVEASDDKKSLVSIDAEAVLAPPVSSGDQEAYIPVEQAKACIQRVIEDMKKMKANHYAVVEKIQEQYQLIEEESQAQFNAYVIKLRGEYNTKVSTFRHVLESHQTEFTNKQKFYEEAIRSLRDKNRQLLIEKRQMLLKAKDSNASHEQEKNTIVTDLTGMLDQKHKDHVLLHSKYIEEKSSKEESQKENIDLKNEINNLKSRLELSSGESQKVFEELDTLKNENEELKSKLEEVRNEKEVVTEEKGKLEEQCNEKSSTLEEKEQQLESKIKTIEKLELKIKELDEREPVVVASAPVVQETVATSEEVQLLNQPVVVTDSNVSNEELLELKNKVNEYEEEKEKLLKEMKEIRDEKNIVKMELINLQERNKILHRRLETMLNEVTDSVNIDNTQTKLSELQERKTVLQTEADEINKKIEEWKENYRSENNGEEPSDGDYPDDIKDFLEQLKTKNENISNIDKDIIVLSMLLDGTLPDDMKQESNAEQLLDSATDQLKQQFAEEKNKLCTEIEKLKAENDTLRQRIEELEAREPEKIVETVTTTVPVVATAEVSENSSADVAELTAALSETNTRIQELETEHAAELESQKKQAHKTDKKLNKLQSAYDKLEAEKRDLESQLKVAKETAEAELKQKDENLEKAKKEIDELNEAKISKLPVKAKTEIKALQEKLKQAEGEKDGRNQEVLDLKSQISKLNEDVTNLNITIKALKEKEAELLKLQETDKKYKELKKRYKALEAKKTVTKTIPQQIAAAAGDGEDPQQIKKLKDKIAELEKQIEEGAGAAAPAVSKKDSKVDSKALSKLEKSNETLKEKVENMKKAAQTDADKIKELQEKIKEAKTKGDEKAGKKQEKAMKDLQKKFESEQKKTAKLKEDLEKTKEESTNLKKEVDELTADVKRDKDEIAKLSVAAKEGIEAAEKVADLSKSNKELTEENKTLAENFNSERILRKKYYNMVEDMKGKIRVYARARPLSRSELERGNHNIVSSPDEYSLVIQTNRGPKDFQYDAVFTPDLSQEKVFEDTNNLIQSAVDGYNVCIFAYGQTGSGKTYTMIGDKEQKSPGIAPRAFKAIYELIEENKKKFSFTTQMYMMELYRDNLIDLFGNKKDPARLDIKKDKKGMVVVSGAVIRDATNAEELMQIFEEGSSSRHIASTKMNSESSRSHLILSIIIESTNLTSGAVVKGKLSLVDLAGSERAAKTGATPEQLKEAQSINKSLSALGDVISALSSEQSFIPYRNNKLTLLMQDSLGGNAKTLMFVNISPADYNADETVTSLTYASRVKLITNDASKNSDNKEIARLKGIISKLKKGEKVDDEDE, encoded by the exons ggagAGCAAATTCATCATTTGTTGCATTTACTGAAGAAACTGGACTTGGTGACTCAAGGGCTAATTCACAAGCGCAATCTACATCTCAGAAG GAAGGGGATGATGCATCTTCTCGTTCCAGCACCCCATCAAGTTCAAGTGGATTGAAAAGGTTGAAACGAAATGTTGTAACTCCAATACATGAAGAAACTTCATTTGGTGTTGATAACAAAAATTTCGAAAAGGATAACACAA TTCCGAAAGCATGGGAAAATTCTGACAATGAAGTAAGTAATAGACCTGGAACAGCACCATCTTATGAAAGCCCTAGAGGAAAACTTGAAACTCCAAG ACCACAGACGGCTCCACAAGGGAGTCCACGGTTGACGGCTAGAAGTAACAAGGTATCACCTGTGTCATCTCGAAGTTCAACACCAGTTGAAAAAATCCATACAGAAAGTGAAG TTCCAAAAACAGAGTATGTAGCACAACTCGATGACACTGCTGAGAAAAAGTTAGAAGACACAACTAGACCAATGACTGCCGAATCTATTAAAAGTTCTGGCTCACGCAAAGgatcaagaaaagaaaagatgTCAGTGTCGACAAGAAAAAATTCATGGACCATACATGAAGTAGaagaagaaaat GATGAAAAAGCAGATGTTCCAGAAAAAAGTGTAGAGGCTTCAG ATGATAAGAAGTCACTTGTTTCCATTGATGCGGAGGCTGTCCTAGCTCCTCCTGTTTCTTCTGGTGATCAAGAAGCGTACATTCCCGTGGAACAAGCAAAAGCTTGTATACAAAGG gtTATTGAGGACATGAAGAAAATGAAAGCAAATCATTATGCTGTAGTGGAAAAAATTCAAGAGCAGTACCAACTTATTGAGGAAGAATCTCAG gcCCAGTTTAATGCTTATGTTATTAAGCTGAGAGGAGAATACAATACCAAAGTATCTACCTTTCGACATGTGTTGGAATCACACCAAACTGAGTTCactaataaacaaaaattttatgaaGAAGCAATTAGG AGTTTGCGGGATAAAAACAGGCAACTGCTCATTGAAAAGAGACAGATGTTGTTAAAAGCAAAAGATAGCAATGCTAGTCACGAACAGGAGAAG AATACTATTGTAACAGATTTGACCGGCATGTTAGATCAAAAACATAAAGATCATGTTCTAT TGCACTCCAAATACATTGAGGAGAAGAGTAGCAAAGAAGAATCacagaaagaaaatattgattTGAAGAACGAGATAAACAATTTGAAGTCCCGATTAGAATTATCTTCAGGCGAAAGTCAGAAAGTTTTTGAAGAGCTGGacacattaaagaatgaaaaTGAAGAACTAAAATCAAAACTAGAAGAAGTAAGGAATGAAAAAGAAGTTGTAACAGAAGAAAAGGGTAAATTAGAAGAACAGTGTAACGAAAAAAGTTCGACCCTAGAAGAAAAAGAACAACAATTAGAAAGTAAAATCAAAACTATTGAAAAACTGGAACTGAAAATTAAAGAGCT CGACGAAAGGGAACCAGTTGTTGTTGCTTCAGCTCCAGTTGTGCAAGAAACAGTAGCAACATCAGAAGAAGTGCAACTTTTAAATCAACCTGTAGTAGTTACTG ATTCAAATGTCAGCAATGAAGAgcttttagaattaaaaaataaggtaAATGAATACGAAGAAGAAAAGGAAAAACTTTTGAAGGAAATGAAAGAAATAAGAGACGAGAAGAATATTGTCAAAATG GAGCTCATCAACCTGCAAGAACGTAACAAGATATTACACCGGCGCCTTGAAACAATGTTAAATGAAGTTACTGATTCCGTCAACATTGACAATACACAAACTAAGCTTTCAGAGTTGCAGGAAAGAAAAACAGTGTTGCAAACTGAAGCAGATGAGATTAATAAGAAAATTGAAGAATGGAAAGAGAATTATCGAAGTGAGAATAATGGCGAAGAACCTTCAGATGGCGACTA CCCTGATGATATAAAAGATTTTCTTGAGCAACTCAaaactaaaaatgaaaatatttcaaacaTTGATAAAGACATCATTGTTCTGAGCATGCTATTGGATGGTACACTGCCTGATGATATGAAACAAGAAA GTAATGCTGAACAACTCCTGGACTCGGCAACAGATCAGTTAAAACAACAGTTTGCTGAAGAAAAGAACAAACTTTGTACTGAAATTGAAAAGCTTAAAGCTGAAAATGATACCTTGAGACAGAGAATTGAGGAATTGGAAGCTCGAGAACCAGAAAAAATAGTGGAAACGGTGACTACTACTGTGCCTGTGGTTGCAACTGCTGAAGTTTCTGAG AACTCTTCTGCTGATGTAGCTGAACTAACTGCTGCTCTATCAGAAACCAACACAAGAATACAAGAACTCGAAACAGAGCATGCTGCAGAGCTGGAATCACAGAAAAAACAAGCTCATAAAACAGATAAGAAACTAAACAAATTGCAAAGCGCTTATGATAAGCTTGAAGCTGAGAAGAGAGATTTGGAAAGTCAACTAAAGGTTGCCAAGGAAACAGCAGAAGCAGAGCTTAAACAGAAAGATGAA AATCTCGAAAAAGCGAAGAAAGAAATAGATGAACTAAATGAAGCAAAAATTTCTAAACTTCCAGTGAAagcaaaaacagaaattaaagcTCTACAGGAAAAACTG AAACAAGCAGAAGGTGAAAAAGATGGGAGAAATCAAGAAGTAttggatttgaaatcacaaatttCTAAGCTCAATGAAGATGTGACAAATTTAAATATTACCATCAAAGCACTGAAAGAAAAAGAG GCGGAATTACTAAAGTTACAAGAGacagacaaaaaatataaagaactaAAGAAGAGATATAAAGCTTTAGAAGCTAAGAAGACAGTAACAAAAACTATTCCTCAACAAATTGCAGCGGCTGCTGGTGATGGAGAAGATCCACAACAGATAAAGAAACTGAAAGATAAA ATAGCTGAGCTAGAGAAACAAATTGAGGAAGGAGCTGGTGCAGCTGCACCTGCAGTATCTAAGAAG GATTCAAAAGTTGACTCTAAAGCATTATCAAAATTGGAAAAATCAAAtgaaactttaaaagaaaaagtagaaaatatGAAGAAAGCAGCACAA ACCGATGCTGATAAGATTAAAGAACTGCAAGAGAAAATAAAGGAAGCAAAAACTAAAGGAGATGAA AAAGCTGGAAAGAAACAAGAAAAAGCAATGAAAG ACTTGCAGAAGAAGTTTGAAAGTGAGCAAAAAAAGACAGCCAAGCTAAAAGAAGATCTTGAAAAAACTAAAGAAGAATCCACCAATCTTAAGAAG GAGGTGGATGAACTTACTGCTGATGTTAAACGAGATAAAGATGAAATTGCAAAACTGAGTGTTGCAGCAAAGGAGGGAATTGAGGCAGCTGAAAAGGTGGCTGACCTGAGTAAGAGTAATAAAGAATtaacagaagaaaataaaactCTTGCAGAGAACTTTAACAGCGAAAGG ATTCTgcgaaaaaaatattacaacatGGTTGAAGATATGAAGGGTAAAATAAGAGTTTATGCGCGTGCACGTCCCTTGAGCAGATCAGAACTGGAACGT GGTAACCACAACATAGTATCTTCACCAGACGAATATTCTCTTGTGATACAGACGAACCGTGGACCAAAAGATTTCCAATACGATGCTGTGTTTACACCAGATCTCTCTCAAGAAAAAGTGTTCGAAGACACAAAT AATCTTATCCAATCAGCTGTGGATGGTTATAATGTGTGTATTTTTGCATATGGACAGACAGGCTCTGGTAAAACTTACACCATGATTGGTGATAAAGAACAAAAGTCGCCTGGTATCGCTCCACGTGCTTTTAAAGCTATCTATGAACTAATTGAAGAAAATAA gaaaaagttttcatttacgACGCAAATGTATATGATGGAGCTGTATCGTGACAATTTGATCGATTTGTTTGGTAACAAGAAGGATCCTGCTAGACTTgacattaaaaaagataaaaag GGTATGGTCGTTGTGTCAGGCGCTGTCATCAGAGACGCTACTAATGCTGAAGAATTGATGCAAATATTTGAAGAGGGGTCATCATCAAGACATATTGCTTCAACTAAAATGAATTCGGAAAGTTCCAGGTCTCACTTGATTTTAAGTATCATCATTGAAAGTACAAACTTAACTTCAGGCGCTGTGGTAAAAGGGAAG ctGAGTTTGGTAGATTTGGCTGGCTCAGAAAGAGCTGCGAAGACAGGCGCCACACCTGAGCAGTTGAAA GAAGCTCAATCAATCAATAAAAGTTTGAGTGCTTTGGGCGATGTGATTTCCGCGTTATCGAGTGAACAGTCGTTTATACCATACCGTAATAACAAACTCACGTTATTGATGCAAGATTCTTTAG GTGGAAATGCGAAAACGTTGATGTTTGTCAATATTTCACCTGCTGACTACAATGCTGATGAAACTGTGACATCACTAAC ATATGCTTCGCGTGTGAAACTTATCACAAATGATGCAAGTAAGAATTCTGATAACAAAGAAATTGCAAGATTGAAAgga aTTATCTCGAAATtgaagaaaggtgaaaaagttGATGACGAAGACGAATAA